TGCGATGATCGGTGCCGCGATTGGCTCTTTCTGCTCTAAATTCCTCAAGGTGGGCGAACGTGAGCGGCGGAAGATCGTCGCTGCCGCTGCGGGCGCAGGCATCGCCGCGATCTTCAAATCGCCACTCGGCGGCGCGTTCTTCGGCATTGAAACCCTGTACAAGCGCGATATGGAAATAGAAGCGCTGGTGCCCGCGATCATCTGCTCCATCACGGCGTATATCGTCTCAAGCTCCTTTCTTGGTCTCGGACCTCTTTATGCGATCGGCGCGTACGATCTAGAAGCCCTTTTGAAGCCCGTTTCGCTCCTCCTCTTCCTGATCCTAGGGGTCGTGCTCGTGCCGTTCGTCTTCCTCTTCATCACGCTGCTGAATTTGTCGCGCTCGTTCTTCTTTGAGCATGTGCGCATTCACGACGCACTGAAACCGGCGATCGGCGGCTTACTGCTGGGCCTGCTCTTCCTCATCGGTTATTTCTTCATGTATCTTTGGGGCAATGGAGAGAAGGGTTTGGGGGTGGCAGGCGGCTTATTTGGCGGCGGTTACGGCTTCATCCAGCTGAGTTTCTACGGCGAACTTGCCGTGAGTGTGCTGGCCTTCGTTGCCGTGGCGAAGATCGTGGGCACAGCACTCACGCTGGGCTCAGGTGGGAGTGGCGGGTCGTTTCTGCCCTCGCTCACCATCGGCGCCGCTCTGGGCGGTGTATTCGGGCAAGTACTCAGCCTCCTCTTCCCTGAAACGGTAGAGGATCCCTGGCTCTTCTCGCTCATCGGTGCGGCTGCATTCCTCGGCGCGGCCGCCAATACGCCACTCACTGCACTCTTCATCGTCTCTGAGATCTCAGGTTCGTACGAACTGTTCGTGCCTGCATTGCTCGCCATCGTGCCCGCCTACTCACTCATACGGAAGCAGTCGGTCTATCCAGGGCAATATGAGCTGCGTAAAGATTCGCCTGCGCATCGGCGCGAATTTGCGATAGACATCCTCGAAGGCTTGCGGGTGCAAGATGCCTATACGAAGGATGTGCTCACCATACATAAGGCTACAACAGTAAAAGAGGCACTCTATTTCGCGGAGCAGACCGGACACATCACCTTCCCGGTCGTTGATGACGGGGGGAAGATGATCGGGATAACCACCGTTATCGATCTGGAGAAGGAGCGGGCGGATGGCTCGGAGTATAAGAAGGTGGAGCGAATGTGCGTAAATAAGGTCGTGGTGACTTATCCTGATGAGGCCCTCGAGGACGCGCTCCGTAAGATGGACACCTATCATGTGGGTCGCTTGCCAGTCGTGAAAGGGGAAAGCGAGGATGAGCGGAAAGAGCTGCTTGGGATCATTGGCAGGGCGGACATCATACGGGAGCACTTCCGAAAATGGGCGTATCTCAAAGCCGCCACGTCGTAAGCCTCGTCTACCAAAACGCGTCAGCTATTCGCCCGGCCGTGGCACGCGTGTGCGGAAACGAAATCCTAAAAACTTTTTGTACTCGCCTGTTATACTCGATAAACAGAGGGAGGGGGAAGAGAGCGGAAAAATGACGATAAAGGAGGAGTTACCGCCGGGGGCAGTACCGCCAGAGGAGATTCAGGAGACCAATGCGCTCGTCTCGTACACCTTTGCGGACATTTTTAAGTCGACCATCGGGCCGCTGGGGGCAAAGAAAATGATCACCAGCGCGGCGACGAAGATCGAAGCCGACGATCTGGTGACCAGCAACGGCTACAGCATCGCGCGCGAACTGGCGTTTACGCATCCTGCTGCTGATATCTTGATAACCGCAGGACTATCACAGGGCGAACGTGTGGGCGATGGTATCGCGACCGTGATGATCCTTACCGGCGAATTGGTCTGGCGCGGGTTCGAGCTGAAGAACCTGGGGATCCATCAGAACGTAATTGTAACCGGGTATGTAAAGGCCCTGGAACGTGCGCGCGAGGTATTGAACGAACTCGCAATACCGGTCGATATAGCGACGAGCGACGAGTACTTGCGATGCGTAGCGAAGACCGCATTGAAGAAGGGCGAGTACTGTGACGAGGAGCGATTGGTCGACACCGTCGTCGCGAGCATCAGACGAATCAGCGAAAGTGGCGAGCGTCCGATCGATGTCGATGAGGTCATTATCGAGGCGAAAGCCGGCGGCAGCGTGAGTGATACGGAATTCCTCGAGGGCCTGCTGGTAGACCGAAACGTTCTGGACGAACTCCCCACTGAGGTGGAGAACGCGAAGATCGCACTGCTCGATTTCCCCATTGAGCATAAGGAGCCCAGAATGAAGGGCAGAAAGGAGCTCCCCACCGGAACTGGTGCTCGCGAACGGAGCAGGGCGGGCGACACGGAAGGTGCCGTGGGGTATTACGTCAAGTTCACCAAAGCATCGCACTTCAAAGAGTTCCGCGATACGCGAGCGCGACTCTTTACCGCGATCATCGACGATGTGATCGCTTCGGGCGCGACCGTGGTCTGCTGCCGCTGGGGCGTTGACGACGACGCGCTTGATCGGTTCCGCCGGGCGGGGATCATGCTGATCAAGCGTGTGAAGATGACCGATTTGCGGCGGTTAGAGAAATCGACCAGGGGAAAGATCGTGCAGGCGGTCACCGACCTCACGCCGGATAAATTGGGCTCTGCCGGGCGCGTGGTCGAGCGCAGCGTGGGCAACGTCAAATTGGTCTTCTTCGAGGACTGCCCGTACAAGAAATCCTCCACGATTCTTATTCGGGGCGCGCATCTGCGGATCCTCGAGGGCATGGTTGGCGATATTAAGAGCGCGATGCACGCGGTTGCACGGCTATTCGACGATCCACGGATCGTACCGGGTGGTGGTGCGGCTGAGATCGAATGCGCAGCAGCGTTACGAACCTATGCACAGACGATCCCCACCAAGGAGCAATTAGCAATCAACGTCTTTGCTGACGCCCTTGAGTGCATCCCGAAAGCGATCGCGAAGAATAGTGGCATGGACATGATCGACACGCTTACCGAACTCCGAGCGGCGCACTACGCGGGGGAGTGCCGTGCGGGGATCTCGGGGAGTGAGAAGACCGTGAAGGCAGACCTTGTGGCAGAGGGCATCGTTGACCCGCTCTCGGTAAAACTACAAGCGTTAATCGGAGCGAGTTCTGCAGCCATGGGAATGATCAAGATCGATGACCTGCATATCGCGAGGAGCGCGGTAGATGAGGAAGCGTCGAATGTTGAGGCGCAGATCGCGGGCAGGACGAGGGAGCTGATCGAGACGGAACGCGAGCAGATGGAGTTCAAGTACAAGGGCGGGCGGTTGAAGTATCCGGGAACTGAGGGAACGAAGCCGACATCAGTCTATCGGCGGGATTAATGTTATAGGGTAGGAGAGCCACCCAGCTGTCCCACGAACGAACTCGGAACTACCGACACATATATGAATGAAAGCCGTGTCGCGGTTAGTTACGTTACGTTACTTCGCCCGCGTCACGGTCAACTCAATCTTCTCCCAGTTCGGGTTCACACCCCTCAGGACACAGACCGAACTGGCCATCGCCCGTCCGATAATATTCTGTACGAATTCCTTCGTCACTATCTCTTCGTCGTCAACCACGATCTTCAAATCTACGTTTTCATCCATCTTAATCATCTCACCTCGCTCTTTATTTAGTGCTGCTTGCTTTATTTTTGCTTTTATTTTATTAGCCCTTCACCGAAAATACGGCTCCCGATACCGCATCGCCAACCGCAACTGGTTGAGTATATGCGCCTCATCCGTGCGCTCGATAGGCACGAGATTGTCATCACGGAGCAAGCAAGGCTTCAGCTTGCCGTCCGAAGTCACGCGCAGCCGTGAGCAGTTAGCACAGAACTCCGTGTTATCGATCGGATGCACCACCTCCACCTCGACGCCGTCGATGAAGTACTTCTTCCTGCGCTGCATTCTTCTCGTGCGCGTCTCAGAAGCCTTCGATTTGAGCTCAGCCTCGAGCATGCGGAAATCCGCCTTGAACCGCTCCAGTGGCGGATTGAAGGACGGGATCAGCTCGATCGGCTGGAGGATGACCACGTTACCCCTGCCGCGCTCGTTACAGTCGCGCACGAACCGCATCATGTCCGCGATCTCGTTGTCGTTGATACCCCTGAGGAGTACCATGTTGAGCTTAATGGGTGTGAGCCCGAGGTCGATCGCGTGGTGAATGCCGGCGATCACGCGCGGCAGGTTGTGCTTCGAGCGCGTGACGAACTCGTATCGGTCCTCCTGCAAGGTATCGAGGCTGACATTCACCCGATCCAGGCCCGCGTCAACGAGCTCCGCTGCATACTCCTGTAGAAGCACACCGTTCGTCGTGATCGAGATATCATCCTCAAACGGCCGCATGCCCCGTATGATCTCGGCGAGGTCACGCCGCACCAGCGGCTCGCCGCCCGTGATCTTTATCTTCCGGATCCCGAAATGCTCGGAGGCAACGCGAGCGATGGCGATGGCCAGCTCGGGACTGATCTCCTCCCATTCCTGCTTCGGTCTGCTATCACCCTCGCGATGGCAGTAGATGCAGTTCAGAGGGCAGCGATCAGTAAGTGCAAACCGCAAGCTCCGGATTGCACGTCCGTAGGTATCCGCCAACCGTTCCTGAGCGCCGGTTGCCACTTCTTGTGAGTCTTGTGCGGTCATCTCGTTCTGCTGTAGACGCCACCATTACGTGCCGAGCATGCTGATGATAAGGGTGAGGATCGCGAGGCCGAGCGCGAGCCCGTAGACACCGGTGTTCCAGGCCAGGACCTTCTTGCCGTCGAGGATACTGAACGGGATAAGATTGAAGACCGCGAGCCAGGCGTTGATCGTCATGCCGAAGGTGCCGATCAAGCCAAGTACGCCCTGAGGTGCGAGCGAGAAGAGCCCGAAGAAGAGAAATGCCAGAAGCACGTTCGTCATCGGGCCGGCCAGGGCGATCTTCCCGTTCTCCGCACGTGTCAGGTACGGGTTGAAGATCATGACGGCGCCGGGAGCGACGAAGATGAAGCCGAGGAAGGCAGTGAAGATAGCGAGGAGCAGCATCTGTGGCGCCATGCGGAACTCGGACCACGCACCGAATCGTTGCGCAACAATCTTGTGTGCGAGCTCGTGCAGGATGAAGGCGAGACCAACCGTGACTGCGGAGATGGCGAAGACGGTGATCATATCGAGCGCGTGCCATCGCCTGAGGATGAGGGTAAAAGCGAAGGCTATGGCGAGCCATGCGATCACCAGATGCTTCAGCTCCGTCTCGCTCGTTTTCATAGGCATAGCTGTAACAATAGCCCGGGACGGATTCGAACCGACGTCACGAGGTCCAGAGCCTCGGATGATTGACCGCTACACTACCGGGCTATTTTCTTATCTCTGCTTCCGCGTATAAAAAACTTGGAAATATCGGCTTTATATTTCAAACCGAATGAGAACAGTGCGATGAGCAGGATAATCAGCTCGATACCACTGCTGATTATCGGTATCTCCGGGACGCTGGGTGTGGGCGTGGTAACGTAGACGAGCTCACCGACCGTTCCGGGCACGAGACAGGAGAAAAGCAGTGTTAAGCCCTGCTCGTTCACCCCGAGCCAGAACAGCGGGTTGTAACTCGCCGTGCTGAATGGATGAAGCAGGAAGACGCCGTTATAAAAGCCGTCGAGTGTGATGTGTGACGCGAGCAGTATCGAGGCGAAGATGAAGTAGCGATCCGGGAGAGCAGTGATGTGAAGCCGCTTATTGGCGAGCAGCACCAGCAGCGGCACAACGATGACGAAGAGATTGTGCAGGGTCGCGCGATGCACGCCAAGGTAAGAATCGAGATCGCTGATGAGCCCGAACGGGAGCAGGAGCAGCGCGGGCTTGAACTCGTCGTCCCTGAGAAACGAGGCGAGTATAAAGAGCGTGATGGCGAGATGGAGTCCGATACTGGGCATGGTCAGAATACTATTAGCACTGACGCTTTAAACTATATTACTTGCCTGACGTGAGCCGAGAGCACACGGTTGGTAAGACCGGAGAAAGAGCAACTGCTACGCTCTTCCCGGTCCTGAAGTCCCCATACTTAACGGATACAGCTCGCGCGATGTACGGAGAGTAAGGAGCTCCCGTGTGGTTCCGGCGATCACTTACTTCTTGAACTGGCTTTCCAGGTAATCGCCGATGAACGTGCCGATGATGAAGATGACCACGAGGATGATCACACTGATGAAGATGCCGATGACGCTCCCGGCGAAGAGGACGAGCCCGCCGACGGCAGAACCGAGATACGCGCCGGCGACGAAAGCGATAATCCCGAAGACGATGCCGATGATAATGCCGTAGATCGCGCCCTTCTTGAGCAGACCCCAGCGATCCTCCTTACCGGGCTTCGCGTACCCGTAGAACACGCCGATAATAAGAACCAGTAGCTCCAACCACATTTCTTTTTGCCACCTCCTAGCATAGCAACAGGTGAAGAAGCTATATAAACGTTGTGGATGATAGTGGCTTTTCCTCCTGCAGTCAAGTCAGCACCTGAGCCCCAAGCTTGCCTCTTTAGTCGCCCATTTTCACCAGTGTAAATTCAACAGCGGGGGAGTATGAAAGGCTGTTGGGGAATATACGTGCGCGCACGCATAACAGGATATTGATCGTTTTAATTCCTGGATATGCAGACTTTGTGCCTGCTCGTAACAGACACACAACAGGGAGTTATAAAAAAAAAGGCGTGTGAAAAAAAAATCACCACCTTCTGATTGTTTGTATATGATCAGCATGCCCCTAGCAGTCCTCTGCATCTCAGACATGCGACCATGTTCTTACTCGCTCACTCGTACGTACAGCTCAGACGCGTCTACTTCTTGAGCTTGCTCTCCAGGAAGTCACCGATGAACGTGCCGATGATGAAGACGATCGCAAAAAGGACCACGTTGATGAAGACGTTGACGAAACCTTTGCCGAAGGGGAAGAGCCAGCTTGGGAGAATGCCACCCGCGAAGAATCCGAGGAGTCCGAAGACAATGGCGAGGATAATGGCGTAGATTATCCCTTTCTTGAACAGTCCCCAGCGATCCTCTTTGCCCGGCTGCATGTATCCGTAGATCAATCCAAGGAAAAATCCGATCCAAAACAACATTTTTCGCTTTCACCTCCTATACTTCTATAATGCACAGTGGTTGAGGATCTATATAAAGGTTGCTGGAACTGCCGCCGCTAGAAATGAGGGCGTATACACGCTGTAGAAGCGATTGCTAGCGCTGGTACAGCGGATAAGAACGTAGCTATCGTGATAGTTAAGTACGCTTCTCGCAAATGCTGGGCGAGCAAGTTCGACCGGTATGAGCAGCAGCTCGCGGGGGAATGACGTTAGTAGTGAGACGGAGCCGAGAGGATCGTCTGGGCCAAGTTGACCAAGGAGACGGGACTGCAGAGTTCCTGCGTGGTATGAGCCAGGACCAGAGGAGTTTGAAGGTGTTGGGCCCTATGGTTTCGGAGGTGCCACATTCTTTACCAGCGAAAGGTTGACCTTCTCCTCGATGATACGGTCAGAGTCGCGCATTGCGCTCGCGGTATCCCCGAAATGCGCCTTCGCCGCCTCCAGCTCTGCGACGATCGCCGCCGCATCCCCCGCAGCAACGAGTTCGGCGAGTCGTGTAGCGGCAGTTATAAAGGTCTCATGCACCGCACGCATCTCCAGATTCGTCTGGATTTGCGCATAGAGCCTAGGGTCCTGATACAATAACCGGCCAACGAAATCGAGCACGACCGCGTACATCGGGCCCATGAATTTCCGTGCGCGAGCGACATCGAATCCTAGATTTTTTAGCGTGATCCCGAAAGCGAAGAGCACGAAATGCGGCAGCCCCTGGATAACCGCCATCAACGCATCATGCTCCTCAGCCGTAAGGCAGGTGATCTTCGCGCCGTTCCGCTCGAAGAGCGCCCGGATCTTTTCAGACAAGGGCCCCGAGCGAACGGGTACAAAGACCACCGGCATGCCCTTGAGACTCTTTGTTGAGGGCCCGAAGAGCGGATGTGTGCCCAGTACCTCCACCTCGTGCGCGGTACAGCGCTCCATCAGCGCCACCGGCGTCCGTTTCACCGAGCTGATATCCATGAAGAGCGAGCCGGGCGGGAGTGCAGGCCCTATACGCTCGATTACACGACTCGTAAGCTCGATCGGGACGGAAACGAGCACAATGTCTGCTGCAACAAACTCCGCTCGTAGCGCTGCTCGATCGGCCGTCAACACATCGGTCAGTGCGTACTCGACGCCCAGCTGCTTGGCTACCGCTGCGGTCTGGTCGCTGACATCCACGATGCGCACGGAGACGTCGTGCTCATTGAAGAACCGGGCGAACCACGCACCCATGGCGCCCGCGCCGCCGAGTATCGTTACCTGCATCGAAACAAACTCACCCTCACACTGTTTATCTATCGTATCGTTAATCAGGTAAAAACCAAGGTGCTTCAACTAACTTACGCCATACTGCCCAGCAGGAACGCCAGGAACGAGATGAGGTAAATGCTGTAGAAGCTGCCCACGCCGCCGAGATTGAAGAACGCGCTCCCGACCTCTCTTCGGGGCAGTGTAACCAGTGCTATGGCCATGGCGAGCAGTATGCCGAAGATGGCAGGCACGAAGATCAGCAGCCGAGCGACGAGCGCGAGTGGCAAATCGGGGGGTGCAAGTAACAGACCGAGCGGAATCGCGAAGAGGCCCGCGTAGCTCGGCACGATAATGCCCACGCCTGCCTTCACTTCGGTCACCATGAAGGTGATGAGCGCCACGAGCAGCGTGATCAAGCCGATCTCCAGCAGCGGGAGTGCGTACTCGTTCGCAGGATCAAAGAATCGCAGGAGATAGAGCGAGAAGACGAACGGGATGATGAACCCACCCATATTGAGCGTAATTCGCGTCCTGTACCGCCGTTCGGGATCTTTCTGCAGCTCTTCCAGAACCGGCACACCATACAGCTCACTGATGCAGCGCGCTTCATGCTCGCTGTACTCCGGTTTCTTCGTGCGGATCATGAGGATCGGGATCTCGATGAAGCTCGTAAGCAGCATGGCCAGAACGACAATAAAGAAGCCGAAACTCTTCTCAAAATCCTGGCTACCGCATAAAACAACGGTTGGTACAAGGAGCAGCCCGTAGAAGACCAGCGGCTTCACCTGCGGCTTGTTCACTATTTTTCTCATCGTTTTAAAAAGGTTGTTCCGCAATACTATATAAAACATACGCCTGAACGGGGCTGCAAAGTTAAGGGGTGCTACCGCACATTCGACTCGAAGAACATGCTACCGAGTGGACAATACCGCGGGTGATTTAGATCTTCAACCCCCTGCAGGTAGACAGCCCCGCCTGAACGGTCATGATAAGCAGAACGGCGAATGAGAAACGTGCGGTGCTAAGCATGAGCATACGGGAGCGCGGGAGGCTCTTGATTGCTTACTCGGGTGGTGTTGATAGCGGGCTCCTGCTGATACTCGCGTCCGAGTTGCTCGGTACTGATAAAGTATACGCGGTCACGCTCTCGAGTTCGCTCCTGCCGCAGCGCGAAGTGGCCGCGATCGAGCGTTTCGTGAAGGAGCAGGGCATCAGGCATCAATTCGTGCCCTTCCCCTGGCAGACGAACGAGACATTTATACGCAATCCACGAGCGCGCTGTTATTATTGTAAACGCGAGATGGCACGGCTCTTATACCAGATCGCGGCTGCAAAGGGTATCAGCATCGTTGCAGAAGGCGTTAACGCTTCCGATTACGAGGAAGACCGGCCAGGGCTTCGTGCGGCCACTGAGGCGGGCGTATGGCACCCGCTCGCGGAAGCGGGCCTGACGAAGCGCGAGGTGCGGGAGCTTGCAGCAGCAGTGGGGCTGCCGTTCGCGGCGAAGCCCGCCTCGCCCTGCCTGGCGACGCGTCTGGAATACGGAGAACGGCTCACGGCGGAGAAGTTAGCGCGGATCGAGTCGGCTGAGGCGTTTTTGCACGAGCTGGGCTTCATCCAGGTGCGGGTCAGACTGCATCGCGGCGGTCTGGCGCGGATAGAGGTTAGTAGAGACGAACTGAACGCCTTTTGCGATTACACGCTGCGCGAGCGCGTTTCGCGCGAATTGAAAGCGCTGGGGTTTCGCTACGTCACGCTCGATCTCGAGGGGTACCGGAGCGGAAGCATGGATACTTAG
The nucleotide sequence above comes from Methanomicrobia archaeon. Encoded proteins:
- the moaA gene encoding GTP 3',8-cyclase MoaA; this translates as MTAQDSQEVATGAQERLADTYGRAIRSLRFALTDRCPLNCIYCHREGDSRPKQEWEEISPELAIAIARVASEHFGIRKIKITGGEPLVRRDLAEIIRGMRPFEDDISITTNGVLLQEYAAELVDAGLDRVNVSLDTLQEDRYEFVTRSKHNLPRVIAGIHHAIDLGLTPIKLNMVLLRGINDNEIADMMRFVRDCNERGRGNVVILQPIELIPSFNPPLERFKADFRMLEAELKSKASETRTRRMQRRKKYFIDGVEVEVVHPIDNTEFCANCSRLRVTSDGKLKPCLLRDDNLVPIERTDEAHILNQLRLAMRYREPYFR
- a CDS encoding prephenate dehydrogenase/arogenate dehydrogenase family protein; its protein translation is MQVTILGGAGAMGAWFARFFNEHDVSVRIVDVSDQTAAVAKQLGVEYALTDVLTADRAALRAEFVAADIVLVSVPIELTSRVIERIGPALPPGSLFMDISSVKRTPVALMERCTAHEVEVLGTHPLFGPSTKSLKGMPVVFVPVRSGPLSEKIRALFERNGAKITCLTAEEHDALMAVIQGLPHFVLFAFGITLKNLGFDVARARKFMGPMYAVVLDFVGRLLYQDPRLYAQIQTNLEMRAVHETFITAATRLAELVAAGDAAAIVAELEAAKAHFGDTASAMRDSDRIIEEKVNLSLVKNVAPPKP
- a CDS encoding CBS domain-containing protein, with the protein product MALEIRFVETWAKQTFYYVIIGILVGFAIVAFFLTLNFLQPLFLEFLGGYRAPAPRYERHFFVFSPLFGDAFANLYVLLLLALLPGIGGLIVGLIKYTLLPVENPELHETDTFIDGFHNRSGIVSGRSSLIRSICSVLTLSSGGSAGREGPSAMIGAAIGSFCSKFLKVGERERRKIVAAAAGAGIAAIFKSPLGGAFFGIETLYKRDMEIEALVPAIICSITAYIVSSSFLGLGPLYAIGAYDLEALLKPVSLLLFLILGVVLVPFVFLFITLLNLSRSFFFEHVRIHDALKPAIGGLLLGLLFLIGYFFMYLWGNGEKGLGVAGGLFGGGYGFIQLSFYGELAVSVLAFVAVAKIVGTALTLGSGGSGGSFLPSLTIGAALGGVFGQVLSLLFPETVEDPWLFSLIGAAAFLGAAANTPLTALFIVSEISGSYELFVPALLAIVPAYSLIRKQSVYPGQYELRKDSPAHRREFAIDILEGLRVQDAYTKDVLTIHKATTVKEALYFAEQTGHITFPVVDDGGKMIGITTVIDLEKERADGSEYKKVERMCVNKVVVTYPDEALEDALRKMDTYHVGRLPVVKGESEDERKELLGIIGRADIIREHFRKWAYLKAATS
- a CDS encoding DUF1614 domain-containing protein, which translates into the protein MFYIVLRNNLFKTMRKIVNKPQVKPLVFYGLLLVPTVVLCGSQDFEKSFGFFIVVLAMLLTSFIEIPILMIRTKKPEYSEHEARCISELYGVPVLEELQKDPERRYRTRITLNMGGFIIPFVFSLYLLRFFDPANEYALPLLEIGLITLLVALITFMVTEVKAGVGIIVPSYAGLFAIPLGLLLAPPDLPLALVARLLIFVPAIFGILLAMAIALVTLPRREVGSAFFNLGGVGSFYSIYLISFLAFLLGSMA
- a CDS encoding site-2 protease family protein, which encodes MPMKTSETELKHLVIAWLAIAFAFTLILRRWHALDMITVFAISAVTVGLAFILHELAHKIVAQRFGAWSEFRMAPQMLLLAIFTAFLGFIFVAPGAVMIFNPYLTRAENGKIALAGPMTNVLLAFLFFGLFSLAPQGVLGLIGTFGMTINAWLAVFNLIPFSILDGKKVLAWNTGVYGLALGLAILTLIISMLGT
- the larE gene encoding ATP-dependent sacrificial sulfur transferase LarE; translated protein: MISRTANEKRAVLSMSIRERGRLLIAYSGGVDSGLLLILASELLGTDKVYAVTLSSSLLPQREVAAIERFVKEQGIRHQFVPFPWQTNETFIRNPRARCYYCKREMARLLYQIAAAKGISIVAEGVNASDYEEDRPGLRAATEAGVWHPLAEAGLTKREVRELAAAVGLPFAAKPASPCLATRLEYGERLTAEKLARIESAEAFLHELGFIQVRVRLHRGGLARIEVSRDELNAFCDYTLRERVSRELKALGFRYVTLDLEGYRSGSMDT